The Polyodon spathula isolate WHYD16114869_AA chromosome 37, ASM1765450v1, whole genome shotgun sequence genome includes the window TGGCCCCCCTTCCCTGACCTCAGTTCTCAGTGGTGAGGGTGTGAGAGAGGGCCGGTAGGGTTAAGAGATGAACAGCCCGGGGTACTTCAGGAAGGCACCTGTCTGGGTGTCTCTCAGTTCCTTCATTAGAAACCCGATTGCCAGCACATTGTAAATGGCAGCTTCACCCTGTTTCAGGGTATGTTGTTGTTACTGATAATTCTTCCCTGGTTTCCAGGGAGTCTGAATCTTGTGCATGGTTGCAGGACGGGTCTGGTTTCTCTGTAAGCTCTGTGGTGTTTGTTTCTTCGTAGATCTGGAAGCAGTAAGCGCTCGAAACCGGCTGGATGCTGTCCTGCAGTGTCTGGTGGAGAAGAGTGACAGTGAGAGGCGAGTACAGGGCTGATACGGATATAAATATCTGATATGGATAAGCAGAACACCCCACAAGCGCATCGCTACTCTAATCCAGTCACTGCCAGTGCAGAAGGGCTGTGTGGCGTATTTGATTCCTTCAATTTATTCCAAAAAATAAGTGCTAAGATTTTAAAGGGACCGGCGATAATGCTGCTAATAACAGATTTGATGTTAAAATCTTGTTCACtaatcctttattattattattattattattattatgactaatacataattaataatattaatatcagGGACCAGACGGAGGAGGAAGCTGCCTCCTCCTGCAGACCCCTTCACCGACGTCTAAGTGTGGTGGTTcataggtattattattattattattattattattattattattattattattattattactcggTTTCTGGTTGTGGTTATCTCTCATCCAgttcttttgtattttcattgttatatTATTGCTATTTCTGGAAACTGAGTCTTAGCAAATATAGAAACCCCAGCTTGAACTACCGTCATCACTAACAGGACATGTGTCAACTGCACAGCACTCAGATGCACCCTTCTGCTTGTAAACTGGAGTCGGTGTCGCTGCTGTTGTGAGTCCTGCTATTAGTAGACAGTTATATAACctcttctcttttttgttttgctctccAGGGATCTTTCTCCTACTTCGTCTGGAAAGCGGTAAGCTAGTCCACCTGGCTGCTGGATTTCGAATGCGATTTGAATTAGTCAGTCCATGCAGTGATGACCAGTGAAGCTTTGAACTGCTGTGGGGTGAAGAAAAACTCCCCACACGCTTCAGGGTTATGCACCAGGCAGAAGAAGGCATTGGCAGGTGGTCTAACTTGATCTTGACCACttcattaaaatgcagtacaaatgcCATCTCGCCAGATTATaactttaattataatttttttatatatattttttttataaattagttACACTGTTAATCTGAGTAATTGATATTTTTCACGAGCTATCCCCACATCATTAGCTCGTTAGACCGTAAAATGAGGAGACCTCTTCTCAAGAGCCCTGAAAAGGTTACAGGTTGGCAGGGCGATTGCTTCACGAGGCCGTGGTTCGGCTCCTGGATGTAAACCGCCTGTCCGTGTGCTTCTCTGTCGGCAGCCCTTCTGCTAGGTTCCCCCACCATCGCAGGAAGAAACGCAAGGAGATGGACGATGGCATGGCAGAAGGCAGCCAGCACAAGCCGAGTAAGGATGCTTGCAGTGAACCCTGAGCAAAGCAGGCGTTTCACACAGGAACGTTCGACACGCCATTTTATTAGGGCGTTGAGAAAGACTTTCTGTTGAAACCCTTTTTTCTGTGCTTCTGTCAAATGTCTTGTATAAGTGTTACCTTgcgttgaacaaaacaaaacacccaaaGTATCACAGAATGCGTAATTAGGAGGGAAATGTTATACAGGAGataaaaaagacattttgaaaataataaacttcTTAGACTGCTCAAAACACCCTTGAAACATCAGGCAGCTTTGTccggaatttatttatttatttttaaagttcgctgctgttttgtgtgtctgtctccGATCCAGATGCCTACATCATCAAGCTGTTCGACCGTAGCGTGGACCTGGCGCAGTTCAGCGATGGCACGCCGCTCTACCCCATCTGCCGGGCCTGGATGAGGAACAGCCCCTCGGTGAGGGAGCGAGCGCGCTCCCCCAGCCCTGCGGGACTCGTCGAGGAGGAGGTACCAGCACTGCCCTGGAGCGCAGGGAACACCCAGCCGCTTGAAACCTGGGTCCAGCAGACCAGCGGGAGACCTGTGGGTATGAGACCCCAAGTCTCCACTGGTGTGTCATGCAGTAGCCTGAAACCGAGTCTCCTGAAACCCAGTTCCAAGACACAAAGTGGCTTTCTGTTCCTTCAGCTTTAGGGAGGTTTCCTCATAGGAGAAGCAATAACAAATTAGAGTGAAAGCAGGGCAGGATGCAAAACCTagtgttacattaaaataaactagcaaataaCCCATTTGCTTTTAGCATATGTATGTCCTGTGCTAGGACAGGATGCTGAACAGAAGTTAAaaagcttgtttctttttttattttatatgcagcCATGTATTTTTCCAAATAGCTTACCGTGTAACAACCaagtaaaataacattaaaactaaTGCACTTGGGTCGTGGGCTCTAAAACCCTCGATAGCATCTCCAGCGAGCTGCCTGTGCAGACGTGCGTGTAACGCTGTggtctgtgtgtgcatgtctgctgCCGCGCAGGTGTCCGACCTGCTGAATCCAAAAGCTCGGAATGTCTACCGGATGCCTGCCCCCACCTCCTGCTCCGTGAACTCCTCTGGGGAACCAGTGAACCTGCGCATCCCGCCTCCACTGCCCTTCACTGAGACACCTCTCCTGAACACAGTAAGCCAGCGAGCACAGTGAAGCAATGacatcactcacacacactgctctccacTGCACTGTTACAAGGCAGCAAGGTCACAGCTTAGCAAGGCAACTTCTCCAACCCAACAGAGTTCacagcaacagtttaaaaaaaaaaaaatgtaattcatacaAATGTTAAATTGGGCATAATTATACAAATAAGGGTATCTCATTGGTGTAGCGGTCTGCTGTTGCTAGTTGAGCAAGGTGAATTGATGTGTGGATTTGAAAGGTTCAGCGCtcagtgttcagtgttgtgtTCCAGACCTCCGAGTCCTCGCCGGCTCCCTCTGTTCTGCTGTGCAGCCACATGCAGCGCTGGAAGAAGATCAGGCAGAGGTGGGTATGAAGGGAGTGCTCATGTGAAAACATCATTTACTGGCGTGTGTTTTCTTCCATGGCTTCAGATCTGAATATTTTGGAAACACAGTGGTGTTTTGCTGTGTAGTGATTCAAACACCAACCCAGTATTGCACAGAGCACAGCGAGAAGAACGCGCCGTTGTAAACACCAGCTGTCTCTCATTTCATAATGCTATTTCATAAACGCTTTGTCTGAGATCAAAAAAGTCACACAGCAAATTCATTTTAGTACCTTTTTATCACACTCTTTAGTTCAGTCTCGTAGATATATGTAGCTACATGGTGTTGTAAAATATAATGGGACAAAATATATTCATGGGCACCTTCTATCATCCACAGCTCCAGAAAACACAAGGAGACAAACATTTCTGCTAGTGCCTGCATCAGTTACTAGGTGTGTCTCTcgcgctctgtctctctctcacacctgtGTTTGTTTCAGGTGGAAGGACTCATCCAACAAGAACCAGCTGCGTTATTCTGAGAGTATGAAAATCCTGAAAGACATGAACGAGCGACAGTGACTCCTCTGTGGAGCCGGCCGGCTGGCCTGCGGGCTCTCCCAGCTGAGCCTGTCTGCACAGAGGGGAGCGCGCCCGCTGGTGAGCTCGCTGTTCTCACTGCTTTATCAACCATGAATGttctcagcttttttttttttttttgtagctgatTTTAGTTTGATTTAGTTGTTTCTGCGTCACCAGTCATAACCTCTCCGTCCCTGAAGATCCTTTGGTGGTGTGCAGTGGATTATCTGGCTGTGGTAAAAAATCACTGAGCTTGTGCTTCGGTTCTGCTCTCAGTGTGCAGTGATTTACTCACGTTTTTAAAGTTGTGCATTCATATATTTCATCTTAAAATCAGAATTTGTTTTGTACCCAAAACGTTCCTGCCAGCACTTGAACCTGAAGCGAGCCTTGAAGCATCTAAATAGTGGTACTTGGTTAGTCAAAGCAGTAACTGATCTAATATTAAGCAATATTCATGACTGGCTACACCCACAGCTCGTGGTGTCTTTACAGACTGACCGGACTCTTCCTCAGCTGTCCTATCCTTACTGTATTTTACAAggaagcacaataaaataaataaataaaaatacaaagaacacTCAAGAACCAGCTTCCACGGATGACAGCTTTGCAGTAAATacctgtgttttgttgttgttattgtcacAGTTGCCTTTTAAAATGGTGTACGGTTTAGTGTGAATAAAAGGAATAGATAGCGTTGGTATGTTAATTGGTTCTCTGCCTTGTCCACACAGTTATTGAGTAATATCAATATGCTCGTGATCAAACCAACTCCTTATCTGTAATTGTTAAGTTATGTTTCTTTTGTTGGTTTGATTATTATTTGAATTTCTCTTTGTTTCCCGATGTGTGCATCATATATCATCAGATGCTCCCCTATCCGATTGCTGTGCAGCTAAGGCCCAGAAGCATTCcagagaattttaggattgagacacacacaaaaaaaaactatctgaacattatttagatattttatttaacatcatgtattaaagtgtttgtgaagtatatggaaaaccacaaagcggcCGTTTGTAATTGTTTGctagcataacattattcagcaggtttcattcgactctgtgacattagttcattctatagggtgatgctgcAAAATTTTTAGTCACAGCTGTAGAGAGCGTGCCTGTAGATTTGCATTGCATCTTACTGTTCATATCTATGGCAGGTGATGTGTTTAACATAtcgtgtgtgtttctttttatctGAACATAATCAGGTTGGCTCTGGCCCGTGCCAGCCACAGTGAATTCTGTGAACAGCTGAGGGGGGACTTTTCAACTCCGGAAATGTGCTTCCTGTTTATATCTTGTTCTCCTTTTGAAGGTggattttttcccttttaaaagtttgttttgaatatttagaGGCTTCAAACAACAGCAAATAATCCACCATTCAAATAACTGCTGCTTGAAATGTCAACGTGTGCATCGTGTGCAGATTGCTGTCCGCGCTCTATGAAATCTGGAGTTTGTGGTCAGTGTAAAAGCATAACTTGTTTTTTGCCTGTACCTCATCTTTCAGATAACGCAAACTCACATGTCCTGTGTCTATACCAGTATAACAAAACGAGAAAGAAAGGGAAGCCAGTTTTATTCTGGCAAGTGCTTTGGCACGGCAGCCTTCTGTATTCCTGCTGTTCTCAGAAAACGACTTGTTGCAGAAATATATGATTCTTTGAAGACAAGCCGGGACACTATGACTATGAAGCCATCAGGCTTTTTTTATACGAACACCCTTAGCAAAGATTTGGCCTAATTCACAGTAACAAGAAGCTGTCTCACGAGGCGCGGTTATTGACCCATCAGGTGTAATGTGTATTTTGTACGAGGTGCACATCTTCGTAAAGCTGCGGTTTGGCTAATATGTGTGTCCCATATTGGAAAAATAATTACAGAATAAAAACTGCTgctcaaaacaatacaaaacaaataaactctAAAAATAATGCAGGGAAGTGGAGTGCATTTCATAAGACAGGTTTTTATTTCCTCATTCAAAGAACCGGTTTGATCTGAGCAAATACAGCAGGGATCACCTCTGTTCAACAATGGGAGAGTTCACACATGTACTTTTAAGCACTGGGCAGCAacccttttaaaaacaacaggAATTTGGAAAGCAGcagggggttgggggtgggggggggggggggggggggggggtgggggggggggggggggggggggagggggtgggggggggggggggggggggggagtataaAGTATTTCTGTGGATAAATGAATCCCATTTAACAACCAAGTAACATATTGAAGCAGGTTCTGTATTTATAGTCTACTGGTTATGTACAGTTTGCAACAACAATACGACTACACTcagactactaataataatgagcttgttATCTGAGTGCTGGGTAGTGAGTGgtgtttgtaaaacaaacaaaaaaaaaaagaaaatgagcatGTAGAGCATTTACATtgagaaataataaatatattgatacTGGCTACAAAGTATTGGTTTAGCTTCATAGCCAATGGAGCTAGATTTAAAGTTCTACAGTTATTTGCTGCTTAGGACACAAACAacatgaaatggtaacaaatgtttcaacactTCCGTGGTGTTACAAGATGAGGAATGCAGCAGCACTGGCTACCACACATGAACCCTGCTTCTCTGCGCTCATTCTTTCCCGTAGGATTTGTTAAAAGCTGCAGTGTTCCTCTGTAGAAGCTGGTGGCACAGCGAGCGAAACATTGGGATTATTGTCTATCAACACAGTTCCGGTGTCATAttaatttgtggatttatttgacttatctgtgtcactgtgttttggaagaatgATGAGATTCAAggtatttatataaagaaataaaatctgGCTCCACAGCTATATTCACGATAATATATATCAACCTTGCATGTGTGAAAACCGCAGTCAACCTGGCCCCCTGAAGCTGAGAAGTGTGGGGAGAACAACGCTACAGCTTCCACCCAAGAGGGTTTTGAGTCGGAAGGAAGTGGCAACATCGCTTGCAGAAAGCAgctctgcaaaacaaaatggGGTTATTGATCaagacatcaaaaaaaaaatttaatgagaaaaaaacattttcagctcTGCAGAAACACAACCAGTGATGTGCATGAAAGTATGTTTAACAGGAACAGTGAGATGAGGAatgacttcagggtctggatggaggtttaattgattcaatCCGACACTTCAGAATCGGGTTTAGGTCCAAAGACCAGGTGTGGAAGGGGTAGCTTCGAGCACCCTTGCACTTTGCATGGACAGCATTTAAGAGTATGTTTATAAAGACTGCATGAATCCCGCAGCTGACCTATATTTCACACTGGTTGAACCTTTTCACATTAGAGTAACCCACGTTGccacataagaaataaaaccagcaCACAGTCTGCCTCAATTCACAAAGACTGCTTTATTATCAGCTCCTCTGCaagagaatattaaaaaaaaagtaatcgaGGCATAGAATAAGAAAGGGCCTGGCTGTGCACCAGTGCAAAAAGAAGTACAAGAAAAGTGTGCGAACAAGCTGCATGAAAAGCATTGGAACCCATTCTGTCACCATGGTTACTGTGGGTTTCATACACAGGATGTGCATATTTTTGGCGCTGCTGCAATTTTACATATCTTATTAAGGACAGCAAATTTCTGGAGGGGAATCAGTCATATTAACATCTTATGAGTCATGTTCGAGAAAccaaccaatttaaaaaaaaaaaaaaattaatggtaGTTCCTGAGTTCCAGGTCTGATGCAGAGTGGTGTAATAAGGTTGTAACttaaaataaaccctgtttgCTCTGAACCAAGCTCACCTACGGACTCCTGCAATGTTTCCAAATATATCCCCTTTGGTCACAAATTTTTAGTAgaattttagacattttaaaacagtttgtgtgaaaactgaaaaaaaaaaaaaaaaaatacacacattgtaAAATAGATACAGATTGGAAACATAACATGGTACAATCATAAAGCAGTGACTGAAAGGGGATCTGCAAATCTGTATCTATTCGGTATGGTCCAGTGTTCGGTGTGGTTCACAATCTCCAGCTTCGGGATCACCCTGCAGTGCTGTCCTGTTTGTTCCCGTTAACTAAGGACTCCATCTGGACTGTGGAGCGCCGGGATGCGCTCAGGGAGTACACAGTCCCCTCCTCCACGAAGGCGCTTTCAATCACCAGCAGGAAGGACTTCTTGAACTTCTCCCGGAAGTCCTGACACATGCACACGTAGAGAATCGGGTTCATGCAGCTGTTGAAGAATGCCATGCCAGTGGCGATGGGCATCCCGAAATCCACCAGCATCCACAGAAAATAGTCTTTTGTTTCATGGGCTCTCAGTTCCACGAGCTGGAGGACGTGAAATGGAAGCCAGCAAACGAAAAAGGTCACAATGACGGCAACCACGATTCGGAGCGGTTTGTAAGAGCGCTGCCGCTGCATGGCGCGGTATCGTTGCGCGATGAGGATGTAGCAGGAGATGATGACCAGGAAAGGGAAGAGAAAGGCAAACAAGGACCGCACCAGGGTCAGGGTCTTGTGCACCCTCAACAGGGCTTCGGATGAATAGTTGTGGCGCCGGAGGACGCAGTACGTCACGTTGTGATTCTCGACCACGTCACGGAAAGCCAAATAGGGGGAGCTCATGAGGACGGCGGCCGCCCAGAGAAGGAAGCAGGCGAGGTAGGCCTTCTGGACTGTGCGGAAGTTGTGTGCCCAAACCGCTGCCACCACGGAGATGCAGCGGTCCAGGCTGATGGCGGCGAGGAGGAACACACTGCTGTACATCGTCGTGACCAGGACCCACGAGTTCAGCTTGCACACGAAGCCCCCAAAGACCCACCTGAATCCCAGTGCGTTGGTGGTGATGGTGAGGGGCAGGAAAGCGGTGAAGACGAAGTCGGCGACGGCCAGGTTGAGGAACCACACGGTGTTGACCGTCTTCTTCATCTTGAAGCCGGTGATCCAGACGACCAGGCCGTTGCCCGTGGTGCCCAGGAGAAAGGTGAGGGAGTACAGGACCGTGGAGAGCACGTGCAGACCATGCAGGGCGCTATTGTTCGCAGGCTCGCTGGCAGTGCCATTGTCAGACATCTTCAGAATCTCACTGAAAAGAAATGACACGTCGCTTACTGGGTTTGTGGAGCCCAGTTGTCTAACACGCAGCGGAGCTACATTGAGAGATGCGACTAAAAGGCACACAATAAAATGCCTTGTGAAGACAGATGGCTGATCTCACCTACGTCACATATGAAAAAGACAAAACCGTATTCGCAATAAGAATGACTGAGAAGGATTGCAAACCTAATACAAAAGAAACAGTGATGATATTTCATATGCCATGTACCTGATGCAGTTTGATCATATTGCATTATATAATGTTTTACCTCATACAAACATGACTGTGACGTGGATGTTATTGACTTGCAGCTTTATATTGCAATAAAATATGCTAGCATCATCCCATCTCTTACTGTACTTAGGagtggattatatatatatatatatatatatatatatatatatatatatatatatataagaagctatagtacactgatgaaggcactaaaGCCCAAATGCTGGTTTCCTTGACttggtctcttctagtttcagtaacactgatgaagcactagtcctgttgtctttaaaatgccttttaaacaaattaattgaaATCCATGCTACTGACACGATGGACTGGGCTTTGACCCTCACTCTTCGTAATCCACCACCCCCcactgggggtggggggctaCACTGAACCAGAAATGAATAAACCGGCCACTTTCTATAAACTAACCATTACCAAACAGTCAACACACATTTGTTAAGCTGGCTTTTACCAGTTAATAAAGCTCTAAATTGTTATCATCTTGTTTAGCAGCAGCTCTAGCATTACAATAGAAAGGTTGTCTTGCATTATGGCACACGGTATTCTGATAACAGCAGTTTTATTACATTGAACGCTGTGCCTGCTTTTTATACCGGCACAATTAAACAgctataaaaacaacaataaacataataatattcAGCATTAATaatcattgaaataataattataataataatataaataataatgttagcctacctcaatttttttttttttttaatttgatctaAAATTTGTAGTTGTTGAAATCTTAGCTGTAGTCCCAGAAGTTTCAGTTGAGAGTGGAGAAGTGGTATTCGGTCTGTCTGTTAatactctctcactctctctctctctctctctctctctctctctctctctctctctctctctctctctctctctctctctctctgtcagtaaAGCTGTCTCTCAATATAACACTCGATCTGTCAATACAgcactctgtctgtctctctgtcagtacagctcactctctctctctctctacagcacTGTTTGTCTCTCTGTCAATACAACTCTCTCCCTCGTGGAAGATTGTGGGAAgagcttgcagagaggtggaacggcGGTGTGGTAGGACCAGGaaattttaaactttatttatttatttatttatttgtttgtttttttatagttacTTGGTTGTTCtttttgtggtgtgtgtttgtttgttaataggttagtggtgtgtgtttggagatcccgttatggggtctcattcaggagggctgggggctctcacccgccgacacggggtccgttgcctgcctgaccccggggtttcggtggaggagtgtctgctggcagtaggagaggtggtggggtttgaaaatattaggtcagtgtcaagaatgaataaagtgcTGGTAATATTTGTAGTGGAGGTGTCGCTAGtaaacaagctggtagaggaaggctttagagtaaaaggtgaatttgttcaggtttcccctctagtaaccccggtaacgaaagttattatttctaatgtgcccccgtttttaaaaaatgagccattagaaaagaatttagctcgttatGGTAAACTTGTGTCCCCAATTGAGGGAAATCCGCTGGGTTGCAAAAATAGCAgcgttaggcacgtcatgtcatttagaaggcaggcgtttgtgttACTAAAAGATCCAAGTCAAGTCGTAAATGTAgcctggaattttaatgtagaagggacgaattgtgtggtgtttgtcagTTCGGAGatgatgaggtgtttttactgtggagaacaggcaaaccagaggaaagcctgcccgagaagggAGGCTAGAgcagacagggcaggatcagggcgatgctggcggggaggaagtcgggggtgttgggggtgagcgggaggaagagtcggctcctgcaccgcagccgcagagcgagcccgtgctgaccgaggagggggcgatccagaaggaaaccggagcagaaccaccaacaccacggcctcgcacaaagagacccagccgcagcctgtcactgacgggttcggaggataataccgctactactgagaatggtgaagaaccgttcaaggtagtagcgaaaaagaaaagatttcaacagaaggctgcagagccggatggcagagcgcagacagtgcagaactccgaacccgtgcagatagagagactgcgggctccagacggggcgtcagtccctcccaatgcggaggaagagagcacagcgcagggtgagccgggcgcggtgcaagactctccgctagctgaatctcagccacATGAAATactgacggctgtggcagagaccggtgtcgaggagtcagagggagctgcggaggagcggattctcgggggcaagcgagaggacagcgcggatgacatggagggggagctctctgactcctcgcttatctcagacatccctgatagccaacccttcagtaagaaaaaaattatacacgcttgagcaggtaaatgattttatgacagaaacaaaagggaaaaggggagtagaaatataatttttttaacccctgatttaaggttatttctcGACTCACGTTATCACAAGGAATGtaacaatagaagaatttgatcagccaaatgttacagattaaaaaaaaaaatgttctctctctctacagcactctgtttttttgtgaatacactttgctttgctgtgGTTGTATTATGGCAAATCTTTATCAGGATAATATGCACGTCGGTTACAGCAGCAGCTGGGTCCCCTTGCATGAACAGCCACAGGCTGCATGTGTAGCTGAGATACACCCTGGAAACCCTCCAGAGCTCAAACAATCATTCCCTTCAGATCCACTTTACCCGGGCTTTCTATTGCCAGCCCTTCctgatcagtgatgtgcttgTGGGCTATCGAGTCAAACCTGTGTCGATAATATCTCTGGTGTTTATCTGCCTGTCGCAGTGAGAGGGTTTCGTATCTGTGGTTAGTGCCTGGTGTTTGAGTGGTTCAGTGCTAGATACTGTTTCACACTGATTCATATCACCATGCAGAACAAGAGTCCCATTCTGTACAGCTCTGCTGGGTTTGTAGAGATGGGTCAATATCTGATCCCGTGGTTATCAACACTGCTTCTGTAGAGCACCACCTAGTGGagacaaaaatgaaaacacattccTGTTTATCGTTTgaaactgtacacacacacacacattaatatatatatatattataaatgtgtcTTTTAAGTGGGTACCTACAGTTTGTGATATCATGTAATTGTGACgatatttattttatcagtgtcTGTCGCATGTGTGCATGCATATGCGTGTTttctatgtgcgtgtgtctgaTCTATGTATGTCtcttgtatgtgtgtttgtgcgtgGGTTGCACTGATGTTTCAGACTCAAGGcagtgatcacacacacacacacacacacgggaagGTAACACAGTTCCAGTGTAATCAGAAAGGTCTAATATAAAGAAAGGGAGGCGGAGgtgactcccattgcagagcagtgtgatccagtcctggttttactttgagtttaataatcagacacatctgagcttgttagctagacacactgggggctgatcaagctgctagtaaaacctggactgggtgacactgctgtgcaataggagtctgattaccAGCCCTGATATTTGGAGCTGCAGAAAAGGAGTCTTTAGAAAAGCAGTGGCAGACTCCTAACAAGCTCATGCGTGTCTTATTAttagacagaaagaaagaaagaaagaaagaaagaaagaaagaaagaaagaaagaaagaaagatagatagatagataaataaatagacagatagacagacagagagatagatagataaagacagacagacagtcagcaCACGTAGATACTCACTTGTAAAACTCAACATCCTGTCCACTCCTATATCGATCGGTGCAGTTAAAGGCTGCACAAGACAAGGGTATTTTCTTCGGACCTCAGCTCCCTCTGTAGAGTTACTACAGTCAGTGATGATGTCACAGGCAGGAGGCGTGTGGATTCCACGATGATCCCGCAGTTCTGCTTCTCTCTCGAGGGATGCGGGCCGGG containing:
- the lin37 gene encoding LOW QUALITY PROTEIN: protein lin-37 homolog (The sequence of the model RefSeq protein was modified relative to this genomic sequence to represent the inferred CDS: substituted 2 bases at 2 genomic stop codons), which translates into the protein MLQVKIKTEKPDLEAVSARNRLDAVLQCLVEKSDSERRXTVIXPLLFFVLLSRDLSPTSSGKRPSARFPHHRRKKRKEMDDGMAEGSQHKPNAYIIKLFDRSVDLAQFSDGTPLYPICRAWMRNSPSVRERARSPSPAGLVEEEVSDLLNPKARNVYRMPAPTSCSVNSSGEPVNLRIPPPLPFTETPLLNTTSESSPAPSVLLCSHMQRWKKIRQRWKDSSNKNQLRYSESMKILKDMNERQ
- the LOC121304126 gene encoding chemokine-like receptor 1; translated protein: MSDNGTASEPANNSALHGLHVLSTVLYSLTFLLGTTGNGLVVWITGFKMKKTVNTVWFLNLAVADFVFTAFLPLTITTNALGFRWVFGGFVCKLNSWVLVTTMYSSVFLLAAISLDRCISVVAAVWAHNFRTVQKAYLACFLLWAAAVLMSSPYLAFRDVVENHNVTYCVLRRHNYSSEALLRVHKTLTLVRSLFAFLFPFLVIISCYILIAQRYRAMQRQRSYKPLRIVVAVIVTFFVCWLPFHVLQLVELRAHETKDYFLWMLVDFGMPIATGMAFFNSCMNPILYVCMCQDFREKFKKSFLLVIESAFVEEGTVYSLSASRRSTVQMESLVNGNKQDSTAG